In the genome of Muntiacus reevesi chromosome 5, mMunRee1.1, whole genome shotgun sequence, one region contains:
- the TEX35 gene encoding testis-expressed protein 35 — translation MSAKRAELKKTSLSKNYKAVCLELKPEPIKTYDYKGAKQEGPFTKPGGTKELKDELREVREELKEKMEEIKQIKDVMDKDFDKLQEFVEIMKEMQKDMDEKMDVLINIQKNSKFPFRRGLKMQQDLRLIGGTDADPQLPLRKMDGAGRAPLSLQKKMVALQQPKDPMDSLHQCDSCFEKRLLCTPQNSYDQGKVPYHAWASFSPLASGPAF, via the exons ATGTCGGCCAAGAGGGCGGAACTGAAGAAGACAAGTCTG AGCAAGAACTACAAGGCAGTTTGCCTAGAATTGAAGCCGGAGCCGATCAAA ACATATGACTACAAAGGAGCTAAACAAGAAGGGCCATTTACCAAACCAGGAGGAACAAAGGAGCTAAAG GATGAACTCAGGGAAGTGAGGGAAGAGCTGAAGGAAAAAATGGAGGAGATAAAACAG ATAAAGGATGTAATGGACAAGGATTTTGATAAACTCCAGGAATTTGTGGAGATTATGAAG GAAATGCAAAAGGATATGGATGAGAAGATGGatgttttaataaatatacagaagaacaGCAAGTT TCCCTTTAGGAGAGGACTGAAGATGCAGCAAGATCTCAGGCTGATAGGAGGGACAGACGCAGACCCACAGCTCCCGCTCAGGAAAATGGATGGAGCTGGTAGAGCACCCCTCTCTCTTCAGAAAAAGATGGTGGCACTGCAACAACCAAAAGACCCAATGGATTCCCTTCACCAATGCGACTCCTGCTTC GAGAAACGTTTGTTGTGTACCCCACAGAACAGCTACGATCAGGG GAAAGTTCCATACCACGCCTGGGCATCCTTTTCACCCTTGGCGTCTGGACCTGCTTTCTGA